Part of the Nicotiana tabacum cultivar K326 chromosome 20, ASM71507v2, whole genome shotgun sequence genome, GGAGTACTGTTGAAAATATGGAGCAATACTTGAACTTTTTAGAAGAGAGAGGAGATTTGTAGTTGCCATGTTAGTGGCAGATGTTGAACTGATGTAACTTGTACCATCTTGGTACccttttaataaaatattaccttataaaaaaaaaagaacactTAGGAGACCAGATTATAGTATATGCAGAGGAAACTACACAAGAAAGACAGAGAACATATCCTGCTAATTTTATAGGTTTTAGCATTACCAGCAATAAATTCAACCAATTCACTTTGAAAATGACAGGAAAGGTTAAGTAAGCATCCAGTAGACTGTACCTGAGTCTAGTAGGAAAGTCTCCTCTTTTCCTCTTCAATAGTAGGGATTAGTCGAAATTGAAGGAGATgagattttcttttttaaaatttggttATACGTGGTTGTGTGGAGAATTAGTCTCCTCTCTTTATTCTCTTGAGATGTTAAATGTGTGGAAAGTAACTTATCGATATTTGGAATTAGAGAAAATACCCCCTTGTGGTCCTTGGATTCAAATATGATTATACGAACATTTGACCGTCAATTATGTATGACTGACTGGAATATTATGCGATATCTCTTGAATGCTTACATATTAGTCAACACAGATATAAACCCCATATCAGCAGTATTAAACACCCACCTGCAAACAATTATATGAGCATTTACCATCAGTAACTCAATCATAATTCTTTTTGAACTGGAACTTAATCACAATTTTAAAGTCAACATACAAACATTTTTAACAGCAATATCACAACCAGTTGTCGAAGTTAACAGTTCATAAGCGAAATTTGGGTGAACTTATTATGTCCTAGCTTTGGCTATCTGTTTGCTTTAGGTGTCCAGCCACTATATACTTTGTTCATCTATTTTTCTGGAAAGAACTCGTCAACCAACAAAAACTCAAAATGCTACGAAGTCTCAGTTGTTTGGAGGGCAGCGAGTAGTTTTCTGAACCCAGATGAAGATGGGAGTAAAAAGggtttgaaagatctttcaattGAAAAGGGTCTAAAATAATGGGGTAGTTGTATTACAGAGTAGCTGCATTGAGAAGGATCTAAAATAATTGGCACATGAAATTATGAAATTTTAGGGATATAGTGCATAAGAACCAAATTATAGTGTATGAATGGGAAACCTCAAAATCTCTGTCTAAAAAAAAGAGACACTATTAGTTTCATCAATTTGAACACTACAATCAATAAACTCAAGCAGTTGAATATGACAAGAAACCTGAGTAAGCATGCAGAAAACTATGCCTAAATTTAGCTGGGAAGTATCCTCTTCCTCTTCAATTAGGGGTTGgtcaaaaataaagaaattggGATGTGTTTTTGAATCTTGACTATGCTAAGACAAAAAAATTATCGCTAGAGGATCTCCATCTCATTTCCATTGCTCTTGTGATAACTTCTTGACTGCAGTTACTTATCAAAACAGAATTTGTGAACTACGTATTTCTTCGAAGAAATTCGGTTTATTCTATGGTCTGTTCCTCTTAAATAATGCTTCTTTTTTTGCTGAGAGGATGATTTTAATGAACTCTTTATGCCACTTCTTTTGCAGCTAAGAAACTTGGTGTGGGCTACATCAAAACATGACGTGTATCTTATTTCGAACTACTCACTTATGCACTGGTCATCCATTTCCCAAAACCTATCAGAAGTCCTCGATTTCTCTGGACACATAGCGCCGTCAGAGGTAATGGTACACTTAATAGTGATGTTTCCTTTTCCATTTTAGTTTCTGGGATGCCTGTAGTTCTTCTCCTTTATGTTGGTGTCATGTTTCCAAGAAGAGGACTTTTATTTTTCTGTGTCTGGTCAATTTGTTCTTTTGTTTGCGTTTCGGCGGGGTTTGAAGGAGTACCCATCGCCCCATCCCCCGGTCGTCTAGCAAACAGACTTTTGGAAGTCTTTCTTgagttttgtttttcaaaattttttcttTGATTCCCAATTGGATGTCAATGTTAGTTGCTGTTTCTTCTCTTATTGCTTCTGTCTTACCTACTCTTTGTTACTTTGGCCTCTAGAAACATGCAGGAAGTTTGTTAGAAGGTCTAACACAAACCCAGATCAGCACAATGGCAGTGAAGAATCGGTTTATGGTTGCTGGGGGCTTCCAAGGAGAACTCATTTGTAAGGTCAGTTGGAATTTTTTGTATTTGTTCTTAGTTCCTCAACCTTCTTCCTTGGGTTTGTTTTGAACGTCAGGTAAATATGAGACAATAAGGTTTCCCGGAAGATTCATGAAATGAAAGAGGGGAAGTGGAAATTGACTTTCTTACAAATGTTTATTTGACTTCTTTTAACTGCCTAACTATATACGGACATAAAATCAATATGGATTTATGATTGTTATAATTGTGATAAGTAATATTGTGATATAGAGTTGTTTAGTTTATCATATTAAGAAGAGTAGAtcatttttgaaatgaaaatgtcAGAACTTTCTGATATGATGTTGTTACATACTTACATCGGAAGTGCTCTATAATCTAGATAACAAAGAGGAAGTGGCAACAGTGAAATGAAGATGTATTGGCAATTTGAGCTTTTGCTAACTTTTTGGACTGAGTTCTAGGAGTGGTTTGTGGAAAACAATTTCTGGAACGAAATAATGCAAGGCATGGGATCACTTTTCGTGTTAATCAAATGCAAACAGATTTTACTAGAAAGTTATTTTCTTGTACTTTCTTGCTGCTTCCACGATAATCAAATATGGATAGGTGGATTAAGTTAGAGATCCAAGGATAGGGTCATGTTGGCTTATGGGCAAGCTCCTTCAAGTTTTTCTCTATTATCATTCATGAGCATTTCTTTTTAATACTTTCTTGCTTCTCTATTAACTATTGATAGCGGAAGAGTAGCTGGTTTTGAAATATAAATAGGAGGGGTGAAAGGTGCGGACAACTGGTATTTGGTTGCTCTGTTTCTGTAGGAGAAAAGAGTATCCATTTCTAAATCAGCACGAGCTGAGATTATTAAATTTGAATGAAATAAGAACAGAAGCTTTATCCTACATGCGGCTTTGTTATCCTTGCTTGACTTAGCTTCAAATAATGCAGTGTTTGGATAAGCCAGGTATAAGCTTCTGTGCAAGGACTACTTATGAGGAGAATGCTATCACAAACGCTGTTGAGATATACGAAAGCACGAGGTAAGAGTGAATATAAGATCAGTTGTTGGGCTAGTTTGAAATTTAACTGATTGAAAGTATATCTAAAATTGTTTTGCAGTGGTGGGCTTCATTTTTTGGCAGCCAATAATGATTCTGGTGTGAGAGAGTATGACATGGAAAAATTTCAGCTTATGAACCACTTCCAGTTCCCGTGGCCAGTGAATGTCAGTTTCTTATCTACCTTTTACTGCTCTTTTTATTCTTCCTGTTTACCTTTTGTGTTCTGTGGAGGGGAAGGCAAAGCGTTGTAATTGACATCCCATTGTAGACTTTGTGAAcactttcttttaaaattttttttgttattgttcATGAAATAAGTTTGTCTATCCAAAGGAGGATATCCTCCGTCATCTGATTTTCTGCTGGACTAAATAATGTTACTATACATGCTTGATGTCATATGATTTTGTTTGGGATGCATGTGTCTTTGGTACTTTTCACTCTCATGCATTTCGTAATTTCATTGGTTATTTATGCAGCATACTTCAATGAGCCCAGATAGCAAGATTCTTACTGTTGTCGGGGATGATCTCAATGGTTTACTTGTTGACTCCTGCAACGGAAAGGTATCAAATACTTACCTTCAAATCAGATGAAATGAAAAGTTCTTCATCATGTGCTTACCTTGTATCAGTTCTTAGCTTAGAAAGTAGATTCTGAAGTATGTTGGTCATTTCTCTACTGCATTTGTAATGAGATTCTTATTTGGCAAGAATCTATTAACTAACTGCGAAGAGTTCCACTTCTATTTGTTTCTTGTATTTTTCCATGCACAGCCATCATGAGCTGATAAGAATTTGTCGAAGCTTATTCTGTCCACAGAATGACTTTTagattcttatttattttaaaggtgTCCCTTGGTCCCTTTGTTTGGATTTTCATGGTGAGTCCTCCATTTTCCGATCCCTTAAGTCCGTTCTAATAGAATTTCTTTTACTGTATCAGACGATTGGTTCAATTGTTGGTCATCTAGACTACTCTTTTGCTTCTGCATGGCACCCAGATGGCCGTACCTTTGCCACTGGGAATCAAGATAAAACTTGCCGAATTTGGGACTTGAGAAACCTGTCCTCGCCTACAGCAGTGCTGAAGGGAAACATGGGTGCTGTCCGATCTCTTCGTTACTCATCAGATGGGCGGTTCTTGGTGGTGGCTGAACCTGCAGATTTTGTCCATATTTATAATACTGACGCGGATTACCAGAAACGTCAAGAAATTGACATGTTTGGTGAGATATCTGGGGTATCTCTGAGTCCAGATGATGAGTCTCTTTACATCGGAATCTGGGATCGAACATATGCAAGCTTGCTACAATACAACAGAAGGCATTCTTCTGAATATGTTGATTTGTTCACATAAATACCCTGATGGTTTGTTTCTTCACAGCGGGCCGATATACTGGAGAAATAGGGGTTCCTCAGAGGTGATGAAATGATTAATTCTGGTTTTATTCAATGTTGAACTCTAGGAACTTGGCTCAGTTTTAAATCTTGGTTATACCATGTACAGTGTCCTTAAGAAAAACCTTATACAGACTGAGACAGCCTTATTTCTTCTTATATACAGCCTTTCTCATGTGCTTCTTTTGAAAATGACATGGTGCCTATTTTTTTCTTCAACAAAGATTATTGCTAAAAAAAAAGGGTGCAGCCCTGTGCACATGGTATTTTGCGTTCATGCAGGGTCCAAGAAAGGGCCGCatcccaaggggtgtgatgtagacaatcTATCCTAATGCAAACATTAGTGGTTGCTCCATGGCTCGACCCCGCAGATTATAGGTCACAGGGACAATTTTATCGTTGCTCCAAGATTATTGCTAATGAGCAAAAAATCTGCTGAAGAATATTAGATTAAGAGTGTACTAACCCGATATTATAAGAGTGAACTTTTTTAAGCGAGTAACTATAGaatatatttttggaatattACTTACATACATGATACATATAAATTATGACTTTAATAATTTTCTGAACTTCAGTAAATAATTCGCTTTGTTCCTATGAATGCCTCTTTTCATGTGAGatttttattcaaacctttaatGTTTCGATCAATTGATTTTCATACTCGCTTCATATTATTCATAGATAATTGGGAATGATTATTTCTTTATTAATTATGCAGCACatcatttttttaatataaaaataaataaataaataaaatgttaaCGAATTAATTGGGTATTACTAATTGGCATTAGGTATAGTAATTGGTATCTTTCaagaataataattttattaattatataattaaactTTTGGAATTTTACTGTATTGAACAAGAAGCAAGATCAGTTAATCCGATCTACGGAGGGGCTAACACTAATATTTGAGAATTAATTGTCACGTAGTTTATAGTTTAGAAAAGAGCAAGGTTTGAGATATAATAGACTTTAAGCTTTATATGAAATGTAATTGAGGAGGACACTAACTCACTATGTGATGCCTTTGTAATCTTTATGTAACATAATAATAGCTTGGTTGAAGCCTAGTTATGTGAACCTAGTTTTACTACAAATACAGGACAGACAAGGAAGTAAATACTTGTTAATTCAATCTCTTGTAATGGGTAATTCAATAGCGATAAAGCTATGATTGCTCTGCTGAATCAATAGTGAAGAATATGATTTTGGTGAATTCATTCAAAGTAAGGCCTGAACCATGTTATTGGAACAGTGACGAAAAAGATAGGAGCTCCCCACACCGTCGAAGCCAGTAATGTTTTTaa contains:
- the LOC107805323 gene encoding putative WD repeat-containing protein C2A9.03 gives rise to the protein MAYQRVDRLDYMSLDEEMADSMDEFEEVFYRDDTNLDDFELVTEGTDTSAAQARKGKDIQGIPWDRLNITRQSYRLTRLEQYRNYENIPLSGEAVDKECKQVKKGGNYYEFFYNTRLVKPTILHFQLRNLVWATSKHDVYLISNYSLMHWSSISQNLSEVLDFSGHIAPSEKHAGSLLEGLTQTQISTMAVKNRFMVAGGFQGELICKCLDKPGISFCARTTYEENAITNAVEIYESTSGGLHFLAANNDSGVREYDMEKFQLMNHFQFPWPVNHTSMSPDSKILTVVGDDLNGLLVDSCNGKTIGSIVGHLDYSFASAWHPDGRTFATGNQDKTCRIWDLRNLSSPTAVLKGNMGAVRSLRYSSDGRFLVVAEPADFVHIYNTDADYQKRQEIDMFGEISGVSLSPDDESLYIGIWDRTYASLLQYNRRHSSEYVDLFT